In a genomic window of Variovorax paradoxus:
- the moeB gene encoding molybdopterin-synthase adenylyltransferase MoeB, with the protein MNEDDDLLRYSRHILLEEFGIDGQARVSAGRVLVIGAGGLGSPAVLYLAAAGVGRIVLVDDDEVDLTNLQRQVAHTEARVGQPKVTSAAQAMRDINPGIAIETHVLRPDADQLSALVAAADVVLDCTDNFVTRQAVNRACVAHGKPLVAGAAIRFDGQLSVYDVRDPASPCYACLFPPDAAFEETLCAVLGVFGPVVGTIGTLQALEALKLLAGIGPSLTGRLLMFDGRSASFDTLRVARDAHCGVCAAHRAAP; encoded by the coding sequence ATGAACGAAGACGACGACCTGCTGCGCTACTCGCGCCACATCCTGCTCGAGGAGTTCGGCATCGATGGCCAGGCGCGCGTGAGCGCCGGCCGGGTGCTCGTGATCGGCGCCGGCGGGCTGGGATCGCCGGCCGTGCTCTACCTCGCGGCGGCGGGCGTGGGACGCATCGTGCTGGTCGACGACGACGAGGTCGACCTCACCAACCTGCAGCGCCAGGTCGCCCACACCGAGGCGCGCGTGGGCCAGCCCAAGGTGACCTCGGCGGCGCAGGCCATGCGCGACATCAATCCCGGCATCGCCATCGAGACCCACGTGCTGCGCCCCGACGCCGACCAGTTGTCGGCGCTGGTCGCCGCGGCGGACGTGGTGCTCGACTGCACCGACAACTTCGTGACGCGCCAGGCGGTCAACCGCGCCTGCGTGGCGCACGGCAAGCCGCTGGTGGCGGGCGCCGCGATCCGCTTCGACGGCCAGCTCAGCGTGTACGACGTGCGCGATCCGGCCTCGCCCTGCTATGCCTGTCTGTTCCCGCCCGACGCGGCCTTCGAGGAGACGCTGTGCGCGGTGCTGGGCGTGTTCGGACCGGTGGTCGGCACCATCGGCACCTTGCAGGCGCTCGAGGCGCTCAAGCTGCTCGCGGGCATCGGGCCGTCGCTCACGGGCCGGTTGCTGATGTTCGACGGGCGCAGCGCCTCGTTCGATACGCTGCGCGTGGCGCGCGATGCGCACTGCGGCGTCTGCGCGGCGCATCGCGCCGCACCCTAG
- a CDS encoding rhodanese-like domain-containing protein: protein MEFVTANWMLVLIVLSSGAMLAWPLIRGAGGGTLTADAAVHLINRERAVLVDLRDPEEFAAGHMIGAKNVPLAQLEEKLASTVKNKNVPLLLVCENGSRAQRAVAAAKKLGYEQAQAVSGGLKAWKAANLPVEKA, encoded by the coding sequence ATCGAATTCGTCACCGCGAACTGGATGCTGGTCCTGATCGTGCTCAGCTCGGGCGCCATGCTGGCCTGGCCGCTGATTCGCGGCGCGGGGGGCGGCACGCTGACGGCCGACGCGGCGGTGCACCTCATCAACCGCGAGCGCGCGGTGCTGGTCGACCTGCGCGATCCCGAGGAATTCGCCGCCGGCCACATGATCGGCGCCAAGAACGTGCCGCTGGCCCAGCTCGAGGAAAAGCTGGCCTCCACGGTCAAGAACAAGAACGTGCCGCTGCTGCTGGTGTGCGAGAACGGCTCGCGCGCGCAGCGCGCGGTGGCCGCGGCCAAGAAGTTGGGTTACGAGCAGGCCCAAGCGGTGTCCGGCGGGCTCAAGGCGTGGAAAGCGGCTAATCTGCCGGTTGAAAAGGCCTGA
- a CDS encoding S41 family peptidase, with product MGQKLKITGWVAAGAVAGVLTTASLQTVARGSLAPLPLEELQQLAAVFGMVKSDYVEPVDEKKLISDAISGMVAGLDPHSQYFDKKSFKEFREGTTGRFVGVGIEISQEDGLIKVVSPIEGSPAFRAGLKPNDLITKIDDTAVRGLSLNEAVKRMRGEANTKVLLTIFRKDESRTFPVTITREEIRTQSVRGKMIEPGYGWIRLSQFQERTVDDFVKKIDDLYKEDPNLKGLVLDLRNDPGGLLDAAVAVSAAFLPENATVVTTDGQLAESKAVYKAAPEFYQRRSGSDPLRSLPAALKSVPLVVLVNEGSASASEIVAGALQDHKRATIMGSQTFGKGSVQTVRPLGPDTGLKITTARYYTPSGTSIQAKGIVPNVLVDESAEGSPFAALRMREADLEKHLASGQGPEVKDPEREKARDEARKRLEEEAKKPPQDRKVPEFGSDKDFPLVQALNRLKGQPVLVSKTQVIVDNKEEKKEN from the coding sequence ATGGGCCAGAAACTCAAGATCACCGGCTGGGTCGCCGCCGGCGCCGTTGCAGGCGTCCTGACCACCGCCTCGCTGCAGACCGTCGCGCGCGGCTCGCTCGCGCCCCTGCCGCTCGAGGAACTGCAGCAGCTCGCTGCCGTGTTCGGCATGGTCAAGAGCGACTACGTCGAACCGGTCGACGAGAAGAAGCTGATCTCCGACGCCATCTCCGGCATGGTCGCCGGGCTCGACCCGCATTCCCAGTACTTCGACAAGAAGTCGTTCAAGGAATTCAGGGAAGGCACCACCGGCCGGTTCGTCGGCGTGGGCATCGAGATCTCGCAGGAAGACGGCCTGATCAAGGTGGTCTCCCCGATCGAGGGATCGCCCGCGTTCCGTGCCGGCCTCAAGCCCAATGACCTGATCACCAAGATCGACGACACCGCGGTGCGCGGCCTGTCGCTCAACGAGGCGGTCAAGCGCATGCGCGGCGAGGCGAACACCAAGGTGCTTCTGACGATCTTCCGCAAGGACGAGAGCCGCACCTTCCCGGTCACGATCACGCGCGAGGAAATCCGCACCCAATCGGTGCGCGGCAAGATGATCGAGCCGGGCTACGGCTGGATCCGCCTGTCGCAATTCCAGGAGCGCACGGTCGACGACTTCGTGAAGAAGATCGACGACCTGTACAAGGAAGACCCGAACCTCAAGGGCCTCGTGCTCGACCTGCGCAACGACCCGGGCGGCCTGCTCGACGCGGCCGTGGCGGTGTCGGCGGCCTTCCTGCCCGAGAACGCCACGGTGGTCACCACCGACGGCCAGCTCGCCGAGAGCAAGGCGGTCTACAAGGCGGCGCCCGAGTTCTACCAGCGCCGCTCCGGCAGCGACCCGCTGCGCAGCCTGCCGGCCGCGCTGAAGTCGGTGCCGCTGGTGGTGCTCGTGAACGAAGGCTCGGCCTCGGCCAGCGAAATCGTCGCGGGCGCGCTGCAGGACCACAAGCGCGCCACCATCATGGGCAGCCAGACCTTCGGCAAGGGCTCGGTGCAGACGGTGCGTCCGCTCGGCCCCGACACCGGCCTGAAGATCACCACCGCGCGCTACTACACCCCCAGCGGCACCTCGATCCAGGCCAAGGGCATCGTGCCGAACGTGCTGGTCGACGAGAGCGCCGAGGGCAGCCCCTTCGCAGCGCTGCGCATGCGCGAGGCCGACCTCGAGAAGCACCTGGCCAGCGGCCAGGGCCCCGAGGTGAAGGACCCCGAGCGCGAGAAGGCCCGCGACGAGGCCCGCAAGCGCCTCGAGGAAGAAGCCAAGAAGCCGCCGCAGGACCGCAAGGTGCCCGAATTCGGCTCCGACAAGGACTTCCCGCTGGTGCAGGCGCTCAACCGTCTCAAGGGCCAGCCGGTGCTGGTCAGCAAGACGCAGGTGATCGTCGACAACAAGGAAGAGAAGAAGGAGAACTGA
- the gpmA gene encoding 2,3-diphosphoglycerate-dependent phosphoglycerate mutase has protein sequence MHKLVLIRHGESTWNLENRFTGWTDVDLTETGVEQAKQAGRLLKAEGYDFDVAYTSVLKRATRTLWHTLDELDRTWLPVVHSWRLNERHYGGLQGLNKAETAKKYGDEQVLVWRRSYSTPPPPLEADDPRSERSDVRYAKLAPEQIPLTECLKDTVARVLPFWNESMAPAIRTGRRLVVAAHGNSIRALVKYLDGISDDDIVGLNIPNGIPLVYELDDDLKPLRHYYLGDAAAAEKAAAAVASQGKG, from the coding sequence ATGCACAAACTGGTACTGATCCGCCACGGCGAATCGACCTGGAACCTCGAAAACCGCTTCACCGGCTGGACCGACGTCGACCTGACCGAGACCGGCGTCGAGCAGGCCAAGCAGGCGGGCCGGCTGCTGAAGGCCGAGGGCTACGACTTCGACGTGGCCTACACCAGCGTGCTCAAGCGCGCCACGCGCACCCTGTGGCACACGCTCGACGAGCTCGACCGCACCTGGCTGCCCGTGGTGCATTCGTGGCGCCTCAACGAACGCCACTACGGCGGGCTGCAGGGCCTGAACAAGGCCGAAACGGCCAAGAAGTACGGCGACGAGCAGGTGCTGGTCTGGCGCCGCAGCTACAGCACGCCGCCGCCGCCGCTGGAAGCCGACGACCCGCGCAGCGAACGCAGCGACGTGCGCTACGCCAAGCTCGCGCCCGAACAGATCCCGCTGACCGAATGCCTGAAGGACACGGTGGCGCGCGTGCTGCCGTTCTGGAACGAGTCGATGGCCCCGGCCATCCGCACCGGCCGCCGCCTCGTGGTGGCGGCGCACGGCAACTCGATCCGCGCGCTGGTGAAGTACCTCGACGGCATCTCGGACGACGACATCGTCGGCCTGAACATCCCGAACGGCATTCCCCTGGTGTACGAGCTCGACGACGATCTCAAGCCGCTGCGGCACTACTATCTGGGCGATGCCGCCGCCGCCGAGAAAGCCGCCGCCGCGGTCGCCTCGCAAGGCAAAGGCTGA